In one window of Macadamia integrifolia cultivar HAES 741 chromosome 2, SCU_Mint_v3, whole genome shotgun sequence DNA:
- the LOC122090310 gene encoding ribonuclease J-like isoform X1, which yields MAALSALSLCPCRLPCRLCPRRNSISCSLGAPNSTGTRGCKVLNKNLKRTEGAGKSMEDSVQRKMEQFYEGSGGPPLRVLPIGGLGEIGMNCMLVGNYDRYILIDAGVMFPGYDELGVQKIIPDTAFIKRWGHKIEAVVITHGHEDHIGALPWVIPALDSTTPIFASSFTMELIKKRLKEFGIFVPSRLKVFRTRKKFVAGPFEVEPIRVTHSIPDCCGLVLRCADGTILHTGDWKIDESPMDGKVFDRGALEQLSKEGVTLMMSDSTNVLSPGRTVSETVVADALLRRISDAKGRVITTQFASNIHRLGSVKAAADLTGRKLVFVGMSLRTYLDAAWRDGKAPIDPSTLVKVEDIDTYAPKDLLIVTTGSQAEPRAALNLASYGGSHSLKLNKNDVILYSAKVIPGNENRVMDMLNRIAEIGSTIVMGKNEYLHTSGHGYRDELEEVLKIVKPQHFLPIHGELLFLKEHELLGKSTGIRHTTVVKNGEMLGVSHLRNRRVISNGFISLGKENLQLMYNDGDKAFGTSTELCIDERLRIASDGIIVVSMEISRPQNIEGLLQKSLKGKIRIVTRCLWLDKGRLLDALYKAAHAALSSCPVNCPLGHMERTVSEVLRKMVRKYSSKRPDVIAIAVENTAGVLADELSARLSGKSDVGFGLSPLIKVVGSRPRKRSSRKLEEAGSGNTHSDEDASQQEIADESAEFDHLLSEEDGTTSSSDTEDSSTLLNESSDAFWNSFVTASPDEDQVSDGNGSIPPEHLNLWQDGTESIEEDSVHLPSPRPVKRKKWKPEEITKLIGMRGEFDSRFQVVKGRMVLWEEISAKLLSQGINRSPAQCKCLWASLIQKYEEESKSGRKSKKGWPYFSEMDKILSDRKAVATR from the exons GTACTCGTGGGTGTAAAGTCCTAAACAAGAATTTGAAGAGAACAGAAGGAGCTGGGAAAAGTATGGAAGATTCTGTTCAGCGCAAAATGGAACAGTTCTATGAAGGGTCTGGTGGCCCCCCACTCCGTGTTCTTCCTATAGGTGGCCTGGGTGAAATAGGGATGAATTGCATGCTTGTGGGGAACTATGATCGTTACATTTTGATTGATGCTGGCGTCATGTTTCCAGG TTATGATGAGCTGGGTGTACAGAAAATTATACCTGACACAGCATTTATCAAGAGATGGGGCCATAAAATTGAAGCAGTTGTTATAACACATGGCCATGAAGACCACATTGGTGCGTTGCCTTGG GTAATCCCAGCTTTGGATTCAACTACACCCATATTTGCTTCATCCTTCACAATGGAG CTAATTAAAAAGCGTTTGAAGGAGTTTGGGATCTTTGTCCCATCCAGGCTCAAGGTTTTCAGGACGAGGAAGAAGTTCGTTGCTGGTCCTTTTGAAGTAGAGCCAATCAGGGTTACCCACTCTATTCCTGATTGTTGCGGATTGGTGCTCCGCTGTGCTGATGGAACAATTCTTCATACTGGTGACTGGAAG ATTGATGAATCACCAATGGATGGGAAAGTTTTTGATCGTGGAGCTCTAGAGCAGCTCTCGAAGGAAGGAGTTACATTA ATGATGAGTGACTCAACAAATGTGCTCTCACCTGGAAGAACTGTTAGTGAGACTGTTGTTGCAGATGCGCTACTGAGACGTATTTCAGATGCTAAAGGAAGAGTAATTACTACGCAATTTGCATCTAATATACATCGTCTAGGAAGTGTGAAAGCTGCAGCTGATTTAACTGGCCGGAAGCTG GTATTTGTGGGAATGTCGTTAAGGACATACTTGGATGCTGCTTGGAGGGATGGAAAAGCACCAATTGATCCATCAACTCTG GTGAAAGTGGAAGATATTGATACTTATGCTCCGAAGGATTTGCTAATTGTTACAACAGGATCTCAA GCAGAACCACGTGCTGCTTTGAACCTTGCATCATATGGCGGTAGTCACTCCCTCAAGTTGAACAAGAATGATGTAATATTGTATTCAGCTAAG GTAATTCCAGGAAACGAGAATCGAGTGATGGATATGCTGAACCGGATAGCTGAAATTGGTTCAACAATTGTTATGGGAAAAAATGAGTACCTGCATACATCTGGTCATGGATACCGTGATGAACTG GAGGAAGTACTTAAAATTGTGAAGCCGCAGCATTTTCTACCTATCCATGGAGAACTCTTGTTCTTGAAAGAGCATGAATTGCTTGGAAAATCAACTGGCATCCGACATACAACT GTCGTAAAGAATGGTGAGATGCTGGGAGTTTCTCATCTTAGGAACAGAAGAGTAATTTCTAATGGTTTTATCTCCTTGGGGAAGGAAAATTTGCAG TTGATGTATAATGATGGTGATAAAGCATTCGGCACATCTACCGAACTTTGCATTGACGAGAGACTAAGGATAGCATCAGATGGTATTATAGTTGTCAG CATGGAGATTTCACGCCCACAGAACATAGAAGGTCTACTTCAAAAAAGCCTCAAGGGAAAAATAAGGATCGTCACACGTTGCTTATGGCTTGACAAAGGCAGGCTTTTAGATGCTCTTTACAAAGCTGCTCATGCTGCACTATCGAGTTGTCCTGTGAACTGTCCGCTGGGTCACATGGAAAGAACTGTGTCCGAGGTACTGAGGAAGATGGTAAGGAAGTACAGTAGTAAAAGGCCTGATGTGATTGCAATAGCTGTCGAGAACACAGCTGGAGTTCTTGCTGATGAGCTAAGTGCACGATTATCTGGGAAGTCCGATGTTGGTTTTGGGTTATCACCATTGATTAAAGTGGTTGGTTCACGTCCTAGAAAGAGGTCGAGCAGGAAGCTTGAGGAAGCAGGCAGTGGCAACACCCATTCAGATGAGGATGCCTCACAACAAGAAATTGCAG ATGAGAGTGCCGAATTTGACCATTTGTTATCTGAGGAAGATGGAACAACATCAAGTTCTGACACAGAAGACTCATCTACACTACTAAATGAAAGCTCAGATGCTTTTTGGAATTCATTTGTAACAGCATCTCCGGATGAGGACCAAGTAAGTGATGGCAATGGTTCCATTCCACCAGAACATCTGAATCTCTGGCAAGATGGAACAGAAAGCATTGAGGAGGATTCTGTTCACTTGCCATCTCCCAGGCccgtaaaaagaaaaaaatggaagccTGAAGAAATAACCAAACTCATTGGAATGCGGGGGGAATTCGATAGCAGATTTCAAGTTGTGAAGGGGCGAATGGTCCTTTGGGAAGAGATTTCCGCGAAGTTGCTAAGCCAAGGGATAAATCGATCTCCAGCACAATGCAAATGTCTCTGGGCATCTCTGATTCAGAAATATGAG GAGGAAAGCAAGAGTGGAAGGAAAAGCAAGAAAGGTTGGCCCTATTTTTCTGAAATGGATAAGATTTTATCTGATCGCAAGGCAGTGGCTACAAGATGA
- the LOC122090310 gene encoding ribonuclease J-like isoform X3 — protein sequence MAMKTTLVIPALDSTTPIFASSFTMELIKKRLKEFGIFVPSRLKVFRTRKKFVAGPFEVEPIRVTHSIPDCCGLVLRCADGTILHTGDWKIDESPMDGKVFDRGALEQLSKEGVTLMMSDSTNVLSPGRTVSETVVADALLRRISDAKGRVITTQFASNIHRLGSVKAAADLTGRKLVFVGMSLRTYLDAAWRDGKAPIDPSTLVKVEDIDTYAPKDLLIVTTGSQAEPRAALNLASYGGSHSLKLNKNDVILYSAKVIPGNENRVMDMLNRIAEIGSTIVMGKNEYLHTSGHGYRDELEEVLKIVKPQHFLPIHGELLFLKEHELLGKSTGIRHTTVVKNGEMLGVSHLRNRRVISNGFISLGKENLQLMYNDGDKAFGTSTELCIDERLRIASDGIIVVSMEISRPQNIEGLLQKSLKGKIRIVTRCLWLDKGRLLDALYKAAHAALSSCPVNCPLGHMERTVSEVLRKMVRKYSSKRPDVIAIAVENTAGVLADELSARLSGKSDVGFGLSPLIKVVGSRPRKRSSRKLEEAGSGNTHSDEDASQQEIADESAEFDHLLSEEDGTTSSSDTEDSSTLLNESSDAFWNSFVTASPDEDQVSDGNGSIPPEHLNLWQDGTESIEEDSVHLPSPRPVKRKKWKPEEITKLIGMRGEFDSRFQVVKGRMVLWEEISAKLLSQGINRSPAQCKCLWASLIQKYEEESKSGRKSKKGWPYFSEMDKILSDRKAVATR from the exons ATGGCCATGAAGACCACATTG GTAATCCCAGCTTTGGATTCAACTACACCCATATTTGCTTCATCCTTCACAATGGAG CTAATTAAAAAGCGTTTGAAGGAGTTTGGGATCTTTGTCCCATCCAGGCTCAAGGTTTTCAGGACGAGGAAGAAGTTCGTTGCTGGTCCTTTTGAAGTAGAGCCAATCAGGGTTACCCACTCTATTCCTGATTGTTGCGGATTGGTGCTCCGCTGTGCTGATGGAACAATTCTTCATACTGGTGACTGGAAG ATTGATGAATCACCAATGGATGGGAAAGTTTTTGATCGTGGAGCTCTAGAGCAGCTCTCGAAGGAAGGAGTTACATTA ATGATGAGTGACTCAACAAATGTGCTCTCACCTGGAAGAACTGTTAGTGAGACTGTTGTTGCAGATGCGCTACTGAGACGTATTTCAGATGCTAAAGGAAGAGTAATTACTACGCAATTTGCATCTAATATACATCGTCTAGGAAGTGTGAAAGCTGCAGCTGATTTAACTGGCCGGAAGCTG GTATTTGTGGGAATGTCGTTAAGGACATACTTGGATGCTGCTTGGAGGGATGGAAAAGCACCAATTGATCCATCAACTCTG GTGAAAGTGGAAGATATTGATACTTATGCTCCGAAGGATTTGCTAATTGTTACAACAGGATCTCAA GCAGAACCACGTGCTGCTTTGAACCTTGCATCATATGGCGGTAGTCACTCCCTCAAGTTGAACAAGAATGATGTAATATTGTATTCAGCTAAG GTAATTCCAGGAAACGAGAATCGAGTGATGGATATGCTGAACCGGATAGCTGAAATTGGTTCAACAATTGTTATGGGAAAAAATGAGTACCTGCATACATCTGGTCATGGATACCGTGATGAACTG GAGGAAGTACTTAAAATTGTGAAGCCGCAGCATTTTCTACCTATCCATGGAGAACTCTTGTTCTTGAAAGAGCATGAATTGCTTGGAAAATCAACTGGCATCCGACATACAACT GTCGTAAAGAATGGTGAGATGCTGGGAGTTTCTCATCTTAGGAACAGAAGAGTAATTTCTAATGGTTTTATCTCCTTGGGGAAGGAAAATTTGCAG TTGATGTATAATGATGGTGATAAAGCATTCGGCACATCTACCGAACTTTGCATTGACGAGAGACTAAGGATAGCATCAGATGGTATTATAGTTGTCAG CATGGAGATTTCACGCCCACAGAACATAGAAGGTCTACTTCAAAAAAGCCTCAAGGGAAAAATAAGGATCGTCACACGTTGCTTATGGCTTGACAAAGGCAGGCTTTTAGATGCTCTTTACAAAGCTGCTCATGCTGCACTATCGAGTTGTCCTGTGAACTGTCCGCTGGGTCACATGGAAAGAACTGTGTCCGAGGTACTGAGGAAGATGGTAAGGAAGTACAGTAGTAAAAGGCCTGATGTGATTGCAATAGCTGTCGAGAACACAGCTGGAGTTCTTGCTGATGAGCTAAGTGCACGATTATCTGGGAAGTCCGATGTTGGTTTTGGGTTATCACCATTGATTAAAGTGGTTGGTTCACGTCCTAGAAAGAGGTCGAGCAGGAAGCTTGAGGAAGCAGGCAGTGGCAACACCCATTCAGATGAGGATGCCTCACAACAAGAAATTGCAG ATGAGAGTGCCGAATTTGACCATTTGTTATCTGAGGAAGATGGAACAACATCAAGTTCTGACACAGAAGACTCATCTACACTACTAAATGAAAGCTCAGATGCTTTTTGGAATTCATTTGTAACAGCATCTCCGGATGAGGACCAAGTAAGTGATGGCAATGGTTCCATTCCACCAGAACATCTGAATCTCTGGCAAGATGGAACAGAAAGCATTGAGGAGGATTCTGTTCACTTGCCATCTCCCAGGCccgtaaaaagaaaaaaatggaagccTGAAGAAATAACCAAACTCATTGGAATGCGGGGGGAATTCGATAGCAGATTTCAAGTTGTGAAGGGGCGAATGGTCCTTTGGGAAGAGATTTCCGCGAAGTTGCTAAGCCAAGGGATAAATCGATCTCCAGCACAATGCAAATGTCTCTGGGCATCTCTGATTCAGAAATATGAG GAGGAAAGCAAGAGTGGAAGGAAAAGCAAGAAAGGTTGGCCCTATTTTTCTGAAATGGATAAGATTTTATCTGATCGCAAGGCAGTGGCTACAAGATGA
- the LOC122090310 gene encoding ribonuclease J-like isoform X2 — protein MAALSALSLCPCRLPCRLCPRRNSISCSLGTRGCKVLNKNLKRTEGAGKSMEDSVQRKMEQFYEGSGGPPLRVLPIGGLGEIGMNCMLVGNYDRYILIDAGVMFPGYDELGVQKIIPDTAFIKRWGHKIEAVVITHGHEDHIGALPWVIPALDSTTPIFASSFTMELIKKRLKEFGIFVPSRLKVFRTRKKFVAGPFEVEPIRVTHSIPDCCGLVLRCADGTILHTGDWKIDESPMDGKVFDRGALEQLSKEGVTLMMSDSTNVLSPGRTVSETVVADALLRRISDAKGRVITTQFASNIHRLGSVKAAADLTGRKLVFVGMSLRTYLDAAWRDGKAPIDPSTLVKVEDIDTYAPKDLLIVTTGSQAEPRAALNLASYGGSHSLKLNKNDVILYSAKVIPGNENRVMDMLNRIAEIGSTIVMGKNEYLHTSGHGYRDELEEVLKIVKPQHFLPIHGELLFLKEHELLGKSTGIRHTTVVKNGEMLGVSHLRNRRVISNGFISLGKENLQLMYNDGDKAFGTSTELCIDERLRIASDGIIVVSMEISRPQNIEGLLQKSLKGKIRIVTRCLWLDKGRLLDALYKAAHAALSSCPVNCPLGHMERTVSEVLRKMVRKYSSKRPDVIAIAVENTAGVLADELSARLSGKSDVGFGLSPLIKVVGSRPRKRSSRKLEEAGSGNTHSDEDASQQEIADESAEFDHLLSEEDGTTSSSDTEDSSTLLNESSDAFWNSFVTASPDEDQVSDGNGSIPPEHLNLWQDGTESIEEDSVHLPSPRPVKRKKWKPEEITKLIGMRGEFDSRFQVVKGRMVLWEEISAKLLSQGINRSPAQCKCLWASLIQKYEEESKSGRKSKKGWPYFSEMDKILSDRKAVATR, from the exons GTACTCGTGGGTGTAAAGTCCTAAACAAGAATTTGAAGAGAACAGAAGGAGCTGGGAAAAGTATGGAAGATTCTGTTCAGCGCAAAATGGAACAGTTCTATGAAGGGTCTGGTGGCCCCCCACTCCGTGTTCTTCCTATAGGTGGCCTGGGTGAAATAGGGATGAATTGCATGCTTGTGGGGAACTATGATCGTTACATTTTGATTGATGCTGGCGTCATGTTTCCAGG TTATGATGAGCTGGGTGTACAGAAAATTATACCTGACACAGCATTTATCAAGAGATGGGGCCATAAAATTGAAGCAGTTGTTATAACACATGGCCATGAAGACCACATTGGTGCGTTGCCTTGG GTAATCCCAGCTTTGGATTCAACTACACCCATATTTGCTTCATCCTTCACAATGGAG CTAATTAAAAAGCGTTTGAAGGAGTTTGGGATCTTTGTCCCATCCAGGCTCAAGGTTTTCAGGACGAGGAAGAAGTTCGTTGCTGGTCCTTTTGAAGTAGAGCCAATCAGGGTTACCCACTCTATTCCTGATTGTTGCGGATTGGTGCTCCGCTGTGCTGATGGAACAATTCTTCATACTGGTGACTGGAAG ATTGATGAATCACCAATGGATGGGAAAGTTTTTGATCGTGGAGCTCTAGAGCAGCTCTCGAAGGAAGGAGTTACATTA ATGATGAGTGACTCAACAAATGTGCTCTCACCTGGAAGAACTGTTAGTGAGACTGTTGTTGCAGATGCGCTACTGAGACGTATTTCAGATGCTAAAGGAAGAGTAATTACTACGCAATTTGCATCTAATATACATCGTCTAGGAAGTGTGAAAGCTGCAGCTGATTTAACTGGCCGGAAGCTG GTATTTGTGGGAATGTCGTTAAGGACATACTTGGATGCTGCTTGGAGGGATGGAAAAGCACCAATTGATCCATCAACTCTG GTGAAAGTGGAAGATATTGATACTTATGCTCCGAAGGATTTGCTAATTGTTACAACAGGATCTCAA GCAGAACCACGTGCTGCTTTGAACCTTGCATCATATGGCGGTAGTCACTCCCTCAAGTTGAACAAGAATGATGTAATATTGTATTCAGCTAAG GTAATTCCAGGAAACGAGAATCGAGTGATGGATATGCTGAACCGGATAGCTGAAATTGGTTCAACAATTGTTATGGGAAAAAATGAGTACCTGCATACATCTGGTCATGGATACCGTGATGAACTG GAGGAAGTACTTAAAATTGTGAAGCCGCAGCATTTTCTACCTATCCATGGAGAACTCTTGTTCTTGAAAGAGCATGAATTGCTTGGAAAATCAACTGGCATCCGACATACAACT GTCGTAAAGAATGGTGAGATGCTGGGAGTTTCTCATCTTAGGAACAGAAGAGTAATTTCTAATGGTTTTATCTCCTTGGGGAAGGAAAATTTGCAG TTGATGTATAATGATGGTGATAAAGCATTCGGCACATCTACCGAACTTTGCATTGACGAGAGACTAAGGATAGCATCAGATGGTATTATAGTTGTCAG CATGGAGATTTCACGCCCACAGAACATAGAAGGTCTACTTCAAAAAAGCCTCAAGGGAAAAATAAGGATCGTCACACGTTGCTTATGGCTTGACAAAGGCAGGCTTTTAGATGCTCTTTACAAAGCTGCTCATGCTGCACTATCGAGTTGTCCTGTGAACTGTCCGCTGGGTCACATGGAAAGAACTGTGTCCGAGGTACTGAGGAAGATGGTAAGGAAGTACAGTAGTAAAAGGCCTGATGTGATTGCAATAGCTGTCGAGAACACAGCTGGAGTTCTTGCTGATGAGCTAAGTGCACGATTATCTGGGAAGTCCGATGTTGGTTTTGGGTTATCACCATTGATTAAAGTGGTTGGTTCACGTCCTAGAAAGAGGTCGAGCAGGAAGCTTGAGGAAGCAGGCAGTGGCAACACCCATTCAGATGAGGATGCCTCACAACAAGAAATTGCAG ATGAGAGTGCCGAATTTGACCATTTGTTATCTGAGGAAGATGGAACAACATCAAGTTCTGACACAGAAGACTCATCTACACTACTAAATGAAAGCTCAGATGCTTTTTGGAATTCATTTGTAACAGCATCTCCGGATGAGGACCAAGTAAGTGATGGCAATGGTTCCATTCCACCAGAACATCTGAATCTCTGGCAAGATGGAACAGAAAGCATTGAGGAGGATTCTGTTCACTTGCCATCTCCCAGGCccgtaaaaagaaaaaaatggaagccTGAAGAAATAACCAAACTCATTGGAATGCGGGGGGAATTCGATAGCAGATTTCAAGTTGTGAAGGGGCGAATGGTCCTTTGGGAAGAGATTTCCGCGAAGTTGCTAAGCCAAGGGATAAATCGATCTCCAGCACAATGCAAATGTCTCTGGGCATCTCTGATTCAGAAATATGAG GAGGAAAGCAAGAGTGGAAGGAAAAGCAAGAAAGGTTGGCCCTATTTTTCTGAAATGGATAAGATTTTATCTGATCGCAAGGCAGTGGCTACAAGATGA